In Parus major isolate Abel chromosome 1, Parus_major1.1, whole genome shotgun sequence, the following proteins share a genomic window:
- the ZDHHC23 gene encoding palmitoyltransferase ZDHHC23, whose amino-acid sequence MEEPLCCCEYVDRRGRRNHLAACCCDCEELDDGCDRWLTCKSLPPGALERIADTIADRLRVPWFSGAVKINVSLVPPLVLLPVLLHVAALHFLLGLIILTSLPVVVLWYYYLTHRRKERTLFFLSLGLFSLGYMYYVFLREVVPRGHVEYSQVVALTCGLILMLAALSRAKKDPGYLPIPAGNEKPSHQGLPNKSVRGSSSGLHGISGAASSRVVNGEAKGYCRMSAEQPEGVKKDWCTKCQLVRPARAGHCRLCGRCVRRLDHHCVWINSCVGEQNHQAFILALSFFMLTAVYGITLTLHTICRGRTPFVALLYCPGAYSDYSSALSFTCVWYCAIVTAGMGYILLIQLLNISYNVTEREARLALRDNTGRRLLGGLVIDTGQYNRGLLCNWSHFLSLGSSPPQRSAEDIV is encoded by the exons aTGGAGGAGCCGCTCTGCTGCTGCGAGTACGTGGACCGGCGCGGCCGGCGCAACCACCTGGCGGCGTGCTGCTGCGACTGCGAGGAGCTGGACGACGGCTGCGACAG GTGGCTGACGTGCAAATCCCTGCCCCCGGGAGCGCTGGAGAGGATCGCCGACACCATCGCGGACCGGCTGCGGGTCCCCTGGTTCTCGGGGGCCGTGAAGATCAATGTCAGCCTCGTGCCGCCGCTCGTCCTGCTGCCCGTCCTGCTCCACGTTGCCGCCCTGCACTTCCTGCTGGGGCTCATCATCCTGACGTCCCTGCCCGTCGTGGTGCTGTGGTATTACTACCTCACCCACCGGAGGAAGGAACGGACTCTCTTCTTCTTGAGCCTGGGGCTCTTCTCCTTGGGATACATGTACTATGTGTTTCTCCGGGAGGTGGTTCCCCGGGGCCACGTGGAGTATTCCCAAGTGGTCGCTCTCACGTGCGGGTTAATTCTTATGCTTGCAGCACTGTCTCGAGCCAAGAAGGACCCTGGCTAccttcccatcccagcaggcAACGAGAAGCCATCGCACCAGGGTTTGCCCAACAAGAGTGTTAGAGGGAGCTCCAGCGGGCTCCATGGCATCTCAGGTGCTGCCAGCAGTCGCGTTGTGAATGGGGAGGCTAAAGGTTATTGCAGGATGTCAGCTGAGCAGCCAGAAGGCGTGAAAAAGGACTGGTGCACTAAATGCCAGCTGGTCAGGCCAGCCCGAGCAGGGCACTGCCGGCTTTGTGGCAGGTGTGTGAGGAGGCTGGACCATCACTGTGTCTG GATTAACAGCTGTGTAGGGGAGCAGAACCATCAAGCTTTTATCCTTGCACTCTCCTTCTTCATGCTCACCGCTGTGTATGGGATTACCTTGACCCTGCATACCATCTGTAGAGGCCGAACTCCGTTTGTGGCATTGCTCTACTGCCCTGGGGCCTATTCTGACTACAG CTCTGCTCTGTCGTTCACCTGTGTATGGTACTGTGCCATTGTAACAGCTGGCATGGGATACATCCTCCTCATCCAGCTGTTGAACATCAGCTACAACGTGACTGAAAGGGAAGCTCGGCTGGCTCTGCGGGACAACACCGGGCGCAGGCTGCTGGGCGGGTTAGTGATAGACACTGGCCAGTATAACAGGGGACTCCTGTGCAACTGGAGCCACTTCCTGAGCCTGGGGTCTTCTCCTCCACAGCGCTCTGCTGAGGACATCGTGTGA